One region of Enterobacter ludwigii genomic DNA includes:
- a CDS encoding ADP-ribosylglycohydrolase family protein, with protein sequence MKQERVLGALYGQALGDAMGMPSELWPRKRVKAHFGWIDRFLPGPAENNAACYFKQAEFTDDTSMALCLADAIIECDGEISADVIGKHILHWALDFDAFNKNVLGPTSKIALNAIRDGKPVSELENNGVTNGAAMRASPLGCLLPATRLEHFVEQVALASSPTHKSDLAIAGAVVIAWAVSRAIDGERWQNIVDALPGIARYAQEVKTTTFSASLAARIELALKTVREANGTESASEQVYQLVGAGTSTIESVPAAIAMVELAGTDPNRCAILCANLGGDTDTIGAMATAICGALHGVQAIDPQLKEELDAVNQLDFGHYCEKLLRYREQREGV encoded by the coding sequence ATGAAACAAGAACGTGTTCTCGGTGCCCTTTACGGGCAGGCGTTAGGGGATGCAATGGGCATGCCGTCGGAGCTGTGGCCGAGAAAGCGTGTCAAAGCGCACTTTGGCTGGATCGACCGCTTTTTACCCGGCCCGGCAGAGAATAATGCGGCCTGCTATTTCAAACAGGCCGAGTTCACCGATGACACCTCCATGGCACTATGTCTGGCGGATGCGATTATCGAATGCGATGGGGAGATTAGCGCAGACGTTATCGGCAAACATATTCTGCACTGGGCGCTCGATTTCGACGCGTTTAATAAAAACGTGCTCGGCCCGACCTCCAAAATCGCGCTTAACGCGATTCGCGACGGGAAACCGGTTAGCGAACTGGAAAACAACGGCGTGACTAACGGGGCGGCGATGCGCGCCTCCCCGCTGGGCTGCCTGCTCCCGGCCACGCGTCTGGAACACTTTGTTGAACAGGTGGCGCTGGCTTCCAGTCCGACCCATAAATCGGATCTCGCGATTGCCGGCGCGGTGGTGATTGCCTGGGCGGTTTCTCGCGCCATCGACGGCGAACGCTGGCAGAACATCGTCGATGCCCTGCCGGGTATCGCCCGCTATGCGCAGGAGGTGAAAACCACCACCTTCAGCGCGTCGCTGGCAGCACGTATTGAGCTGGCGCTTAAAACCGTGCGTGAAGCCAACGGCACAGAATCGGCCAGCGAGCAGGTGTATCAGCTCGTCGGGGCTGGAACCAGCACCATCGAGTCCGTTCCGGCGGCCATTGCAATGGTTGAACTGGCAGGAACCGACCCGAACCGCTGTGCCATTTTATGTGCCAACCTGGGCGGTGATACGGACACCATTGGCGCGATGGCGACGGCCATATGCGGCGCACTCCACGGGGTGCAGGCTATTGATCCGCAGCTGAAAGAGGAACTCGACGCTGTGAACCAGCTTGATTTTGGTCACTATTGCGAGAAACTTCTGCGCTACCGGGAGCAAAGGGAGGGCGTATGA
- a CDS encoding PfkB family carbohydrate kinase — MNSFAQRLKTLHATRPVTVLGAAVIDVIADAYALPWRGCDIELKQQGVNIGGCALNIAIALKRLGITAQNALPVGHGVWADIIRNAMAKQDLHSAVEAETGDNGWCLALVEPDGERTFMSFSGVENQWQQRWLEALHVPPASLVYLSGYQLASPCGELLTSWLEGLQAIAAFIDFGPRIADIPDALMARIMACKPIVSLNRQEAQIAAERFDMAPARLGAQWQQRFGSALIIRHDKDGATWHDGDASGSVPAFPATVVDTIGAGDSHAGGTLAGLAAGWSLADSVLLGNAVAAWVVSHRGGDCAPTLEELLLAHKDV, encoded by the coding sequence ATGAATTCTTTTGCCCAACGCCTTAAAACACTGCACGCGACACGACCGGTGACGGTGCTGGGCGCAGCGGTCATTGACGTTATTGCCGATGCCTACGCCCTGCCCTGGCGCGGATGTGATATCGAGCTTAAACAGCAGGGCGTCAATATCGGCGGCTGTGCGCTGAACATTGCCATCGCCCTTAAACGGCTCGGCATTACGGCGCAAAACGCCCTGCCCGTCGGCCATGGCGTTTGGGCGGATATTATCCGTAACGCCATGGCGAAGCAGGATTTGCACAGCGCCGTAGAGGCCGAAACCGGCGATAACGGCTGGTGTCTGGCGCTGGTAGAGCCGGATGGTGAACGCACTTTTATGTCGTTTAGCGGTGTGGAGAACCAGTGGCAACAGCGCTGGCTGGAAGCACTTCACGTGCCGCCAGCGAGTCTGGTATATCTCTCCGGCTATCAGCTGGCATCGCCGTGCGGCGAGCTCCTGACGTCCTGGCTGGAAGGGTTACAGGCGATCGCCGCCTTTATTGATTTTGGCCCACGCATCGCCGATATTCCTGACGCACTAATGGCGCGAATTATGGCCTGTAAACCGATCGTCTCGCTTAATCGCCAGGAGGCGCAGATTGCTGCTGAACGATTTGATATGGCGCCTGCACGCTTAGGGGCACAGTGGCAGCAGCGTTTTGGCTCGGCGCTAATTATTCGCCACGACAAAGACGGTGCGACCTGGCATGACGGTGACGCCTCAGGTTCTGTTCCGGCGTTTCCCGCCACCGTGGTCGACACAATCGGGGCAGGTGACAGTCATGCTGGCGGAACGCTTGCCGGGCTGGCTGCGGGGTGGAGTCTTGCAGACTCTGTCCTGCTGGGTAATGCGGTAGCCGCCTGGGTTGTCAGCCACCGTGGCGGTGATTGCGCCCCTACTCTCGAGGAATTACTCCTCGCACACAAAGACGTATAG
- a CDS encoding GntR family transcriptional regulator: MEQAHTRLIDQLNERIAAPDNTPLYLKFAETVKNAVRSGVLEHGNILPGERDLSQLTGVSRITVRKAMQALESEGVVTRARGYGTQINNIFEYSLKEARGFSQQVVLRGKKPNTLWVNKRVVKCPEEVASQLSVEPESEVFLLKRIRYVDDDAVSIEESWVPVGLIHDPDAIGISLYDYFRSQNIFPQRTRSRVSARMPDSEFQAHIKMDDKIPVLVIKQVALDQQHRPIEYSISYCRSDLYVFVCEE; the protein is encoded by the coding sequence ATGGAACAAGCGCATACCCGGTTAATCGATCAACTAAATGAACGGATCGCCGCGCCCGACAATACGCCGCTGTATCTGAAATTTGCCGAAACGGTAAAAAATGCGGTGCGCAGCGGGGTGCTGGAGCACGGCAATATTCTGCCCGGCGAGCGCGATCTGAGTCAGTTAACCGGTGTGTCGCGCATTACAGTGCGCAAAGCGATGCAGGCTCTGGAGTCCGAAGGGGTGGTGACGCGTGCCCGGGGTTACGGGACGCAAATTAACAACATCTTTGAATATTCGCTTAAAGAAGCGCGCGGTTTCTCTCAGCAGGTGGTACTACGCGGTAAAAAGCCCAATACGCTTTGGGTGAATAAACGCGTGGTGAAGTGTCCGGAAGAGGTCGCCAGCCAGCTGTCGGTGGAGCCGGAGAGCGAGGTCTTTCTCCTTAAGCGTATTCGCTATGTCGACGATGATGCGGTGTCGATTGAGGAGTCGTGGGTTCCGGTGGGGCTGATTCACGATCCGGATGCCATTGGTATCTCGCTGTACGACTATTTTCGCAGCCAGAACATCTTCCCGCAGCGTACCCGTTCACGGGTGAGCGCCCGTATGCCGGACAGCGAATTTCAGGCGCATATAAAGATGGATGACAAAATTCCGGTGCTGGTGATCAAGCAGGTTGCACTTGACCAGCAGCACCGGCCGATTGAGTACAGCATCAGCTACTGTCGCAGCGACCTATACGTCTTTGTGTGCGAGGAGTAA
- the thiD gene encoding bifunctional hydroxymethylpyrimidine kinase/phosphomethylpyrimidine kinase, with protein sequence MKRINALTIAGTDPSGGAGIQADLKTFSALGAYGCSVITALVAQNTLGVQSVYRIEPDFVAAQLDSVFSDVRIDTTKIGMLAETDIVEAVAERLKRYQVQNVVLDTVMLAKSGDPLLSASAVETLRKKLLPQVALITPNLPEAAALLGATHARNEREMKEQGNALLAMGCGAVLMKGGHLDDAESPDWLFTRDGERRFTAPRVHTKNTHGTGCTLSAALAALRPRHDNWADTVSEAKTWLSAALAKADTLEVGHGNGPVHHFHAWW encoded by the coding sequence ATGAAACGCATTAACGCCCTGACCATTGCCGGCACCGATCCCAGCGGCGGCGCGGGTATCCAGGCCGACCTGAAAACCTTCTCTGCTCTTGGCGCGTACGGATGCTCGGTCATTACCGCGCTGGTGGCGCAAAACACGCTCGGCGTGCAGTCGGTTTACCGTATTGAACCGGATTTTGTTGCCGCGCAGCTGGATTCCGTATTCAGCGACGTGCGAATTGATACCACCAAGATCGGTATGCTGGCAGAGACAGATATTGTTGAAGCGGTGGCTGAGCGACTTAAACGTTATCAGGTACAAAACGTGGTGCTGGATACCGTGATGCTGGCAAAAAGCGGCGATCCATTGCTCTCCGCCTCCGCTGTTGAAACGCTGCGTAAAAAGCTACTGCCACAGGTGGCTCTCATCACGCCCAATCTGCCGGAGGCTGCGGCACTGTTGGGGGCAACACATGCGCGAAATGAACGGGAAATGAAAGAGCAGGGGAATGCGCTGCTGGCGATGGGCTGCGGGGCCGTGCTGATGAAAGGTGGTCATCTTGACGATGCCGAAAGCCCGGACTGGCTCTTCACCCGAGACGGCGAGCGGCGGTTCACGGCGCCACGCGTACACACTAAAAACACCCACGGCACTGGCTGTACGCTCTCTGCCGCGCTGGCGGCATTACGCCCACGGCATGATAACTGGGCCGATACGGTGAGCGAAGCGAAAACCTGGCTCTCAGCCGCGCTGGCAAAAGCTGATACTCTGGAGGTGGGTCACGGTAATGGGCCGGTACACCATTTTCATGCCTGGTGGTAA
- the thiM gene encoding hydroxyethylthiazole kinase has protein sequence MQPDLLDLHVLHQFRTRSPLTHCMTNDVVQTFTANVLLALGASPAMVIEAEEAEQFAAIADALLINVGTLTSPRAQAMRRAIESAVAAGKPWTLDPVAVGALTFRTRFCHQILALKPAAIRGNASEILALAGMSAGGRGVDTTDTTASALPAAQALARQTNAIVVVTGEVDYITDGQRTRTVTGGDPLMTCVVGTGCALSAVVAASCSLPGDRLDNVSAACGFMKRAGTAAIAQSRGPGSFASMFLDALYTLEELA, from the coding sequence ATGCAGCCTGACCTGCTCGATTTACACGTTTTACATCAGTTCCGAACCCGTTCCCCGCTTACGCATTGTATGACTAACGACGTCGTACAGACCTTTACTGCCAACGTTCTGCTGGCGCTTGGCGCCTCTCCGGCGATGGTGATTGAGGCCGAAGAAGCTGAGCAGTTTGCCGCGATCGCCGATGCATTGCTGATAAACGTTGGCACGCTGACCTCACCGCGAGCGCAGGCGATGCGTCGGGCGATTGAGAGTGCGGTAGCTGCGGGTAAACCCTGGACGCTGGACCCGGTTGCCGTGGGCGCTCTAACGTTTCGCACCCGTTTTTGTCATCAAATCCTCGCCCTGAAACCCGCCGCCATTCGCGGCAATGCTTCTGAAATCCTTGCCCTTGCCGGGATGAGCGCCGGTGGTCGCGGCGTCGATACGACTGACACCACAGCCAGCGCGTTACCTGCTGCACAGGCGCTGGCTCGCCAGACCAATGCCATTGTGGTGGTCACCGGTGAGGTGGATTACATCACTGATGGACAACGAACCCGAACGGTTACCGGCGGCGATCCATTGATGACGTGCGTCGTGGGAACCGGGTGCGCACTCTCTGCCGTTGTGGCGGCGAGTTGCTCACTGCCGGGCGACAGGCTGGATAACGTCTCCGCCGCGTGCGGATTTATGAAGCGAGCCGGAACGGCAGCCATTGCGCAGTCTCGTGGCCCGGGCAGTTTTGCCAGCATGTTCCTGGATGCGCTCTACACCCTGGAGGAACTGGCATGA
- a CDS encoding IS5 family transposase, whose product MSHQLTFADSEFSSKRRQTRKEIFLSRMEQILPWQNMVEVIEPFYPKAGNGRRPYPLETMLRIHCMQHWYNLSDGAMEDALYEIASMRLFARLSLDSALPDRTTIMNFRHLLEQHQLARQLFKTINRWLAEAGVMMTQGTLVDATIIEAPSSTKNKEQQRDPEMHQTKKGNQWHFGMKAHIGVDAKSGLTHSLVTTAANEHDLNQLGNLLHGEEQFVSADAGYQGAPQREELAEVDVDWLIAERPGRVKTLKQHPRKNKTAINIEYMKASIRARVEHPFRIIKRQFGFVKARYKGLLKNDNQLAMLFTLANLFRVDQMIRQRERSQ is encoded by the coding sequence ATGAGTCATCAACTTACCTTCGCCGACAGTGAATTCAGCAGTAAGCGCCGTCAGACCAGAAAAGAGATTTTCTTGTCCCGCATGGAGCAGATTCTGCCATGGCAAAACATGGTGGAAGTCATCGAGCCGTTTTACCCCAAGGCTGGTAATGGCCGGCGACCTTATCCGCTGGAAACCATGCTACGCATTCACTGCATGCAGCATTGGTACAACCTGAGCGATGGCGCGATGGAAGATGCTCTGTACGAAATCGCCTCCATGCGCCTGTTTGCCCGATTATCCCTGGATAGCGCCCTGCCGGATCGCACCACCATCATGAATTTCCGCCACCTGCTCGAGCAGCATCAACTGGCCCGTCAATTGTTCAAGACCATCAATCGCTGGCTGGCCGAAGCAGGCGTCATGATGACCCAAGGCACTTTGGTGGATGCCACCATCATTGAGGCACCCAGCTCTACCAAGAACAAAGAGCAGCAACGCGATCCGGAGATGCATCAGACCAAGAAAGGCAATCAGTGGCACTTTGGCATGAAGGCCCACATTGGTGTCGATGCCAAGAGTGGCCTGACCCACAGCCTAGTCACCACCGCGGCCAACGAGCATGACCTCAATCAGCTGGGTAATCTGCTTCATGGAGAGGAGCAATTTGTCTCAGCCGATGCCGGCTACCAAGGAGCGCCACAGCGCGAGGAGCTGGCCGAGGTGGATGTGGACTGGCTGATCGCCGAGCGTCCCGGCAGGGTAAAAACCTTGAAGCAGCATCCGCGCAAGAACAAAACGGCCATCAACATCGAATACATGAAAGCCAGCATCCGTGCCAGGGTGGAGCACCCGTTTCGCATCATCAAGCGGCAGTTCGGCTTCGTGAAAGCCAGATACAAGGGGCTGCTGAAAAACGATAACCAACTGGCGATGTTATTCACCCTGGCCAACCTGTTTCGAGTGGACCAAATGATACGTCAGAGGGAGAGATCTCAGTAA
- a CDS encoding YadA C-terminal domain-containing protein: MKTIVKTTAKTTLAVIVFGSMFAAVVPAKAAAFPVTSDTDGITIIGQQGAGYDLDKIATMTVDHDSAITTLQNGKADKMEVANMQGEINTINSNANQETANRVTADQQLQGEITQNKDAQDQVNHAFLNQNIQQDGRLSALENAPKPKDGVDGAKGDKGDTGATGANGKDGKDGANGVTTTITQVDTATQAKVAANTAAISSTSNQAAGVAQDLQDAKKVFSQQQANTNAQFKSLRDEVDSNKKEARSGAASAIAIASMPQVEAGQNVMFSAGVGSFKDEQAVSVGASFHAGAATVKTGVSTSTNNDFALGAGVGFGF, encoded by the coding sequence ATGAAAACTATCGTTAAGACTACTGCTAAAACTACTCTGGCTGTTATCGTGTTTGGTTCTATGTTCGCTGCTGTAGTACCAGCTAAAGCCGCTGCTTTCCCTGTTACTTCCGACACTGACGGGATCACTATCATCGGTCAACAAGGCGCGGGTTATGACCTCGATAAAATTGCTACAATGACTGTTGATCATGATTCAGCTATTACCACTCTTCAAAATGGTAAGGCTGATAAAATGGAAGTTGCTAATATGCAAGGTGAGATTAACACCATCAATAGCAACGCTAACCAGGAAACAGCAAACCGTGTTACTGCTGATCAGCAATTGCAAGGCGAGATCACGCAAAACAAAGATGCACAAGATCAGGTTAATCATGCTTTCCTGAATCAGAACATTCAGCAAGATGGGCGTTTATCTGCTCTTGAAAATGCGCCTAAGCCTAAAGACGGCGTAGACGGTGCAAAAGGTGATAAGGGCGACACTGGCGCTACTGGTGCTAATGGTAAAGACGGGAAAGATGGGGCTAACGGTGTAACAACCACCATCACACAAGTAGACACAGCTACACAAGCTAAAGTAGCGGCTAACACTGCTGCTATCTCTTCAACGTCTAACCAGGCTGCTGGCGTGGCTCAAGATCTGCAAGACGCTAAGAAAGTGTTTAGCCAGCAACAAGCCAACACCAACGCACAATTCAAATCATTGCGCGATGAAGTAGACAGTAATAAGAAAGAAGCCCGTTCTGGCGCTGCGAGTGCAATTGCGATTGCTTCTATGCCTCAAGTGGAAGCAGGTCAAAATGTAATGTTCTCTGCTGGCGTAGGTAGCTTTAAAGACGAGCAAGCCGTAAGCGTAGGCGCTTCTTTCCACGCGGGCGCCGCTACAGTTAAAACGGGTGTATCAACTAGCACAAATAATGATTTCGCTCTCGGCGCCGGGGTAGGTTTTGGTTTTTGA
- a CDS encoding IS3-like element ISSen4 family transposase (programmed frameshift): MKKRFSDEQIISILREAEAGVPARELCRKHAISDATFYTWRKKYGGMAVPEVKRLKSLEEENARLKKLLAEAMLDKEALQVALGRKLLTTDQKREAVMLMCDATGLSQRRACRLTGLSLSTCRYEAHRPAADAHLSGRITELALERRRFGYRRIWQLLRREGLHVNHKRVYRLYHLSGLGVKRRRRRKGLATERLPLLRPAAPNLTWSMDFVMDALSTGRRIKCLTCVDDFTKECLTVTVAFGISGVQVTRILDSIALFRGYPATIRTDQGPEFTCRALDQWAFEHGVELRLIQPGKPTQNGFIESFNGRFRDECLNEHWFSDIVHARKIINDWRQDYNECRPHSTLNYQTPSEFAAGWRKGHSENEDSDVTN; the protein is encoded by the exons ATGAAGAAGCGTTTTTCCGACGAACAGATCATCAGTATTCTCCGCGAAGCCGAAGCTGGGGTACCCGCCCGTGAACTCTGCCGCAAGCATGCCATTTCCGATGCCACGTTTTACACCTGGCGTAAGAAGTATGGCGGTATGGCGGTGCCTGAAGTTAAGCGCCTGAAGTCGCTTGAGGAAGAGAACGCCAGACTCAAGAAGCTGCTTGCCGAAGCCATGCTGGATAAAGAGGCGCTTCAGGTGGCTCTTGGGCGAAAGT TACTGACGACAGACCAGAAGCGGGAAGCCGTGATGTTGATGTGTGATGCGACCGGTCTGTCGCAACGTCGTGCCTGCAGGCTTACAGGTTTATCCCTGTCGACCTGCCGCTATGAGGCTCACCGTCCGGCTGCTGATGCGCATTTATCAGGGCGCATCACTGAGCTGGCACTGGAGCGCAGGCGTTTTGGCTACCGTCGTATTTGGCAGTTGCTGCGCCGTGAAGGGCTTCATGTTAATCATAAGCGCGTGTACCGGCTTTATCACCTCAGTGGCCTGGGCGTAAAACGCAGAAGACGTCGTAAAGGGCTGGCAACAGAACGTCTGCCGCTGCTCCGTCCGGCGGCGCCCAATCTGACCTGGTCGATGGATTTCGTCATGGACGCACTTTCCACCGGTCGCAGGATCAAGTGTCTTACCTGCGTCGATGATTTCACAAAGGAATGCCTGACGGTCACTGTTGCCTTTGGGATTTCAGGCGTTCAGGTCACGCGTATTCTGGACAGCATTGCACTGTTTCGAGGCTATCCGGCGACGATAAGAACTGACCAGGGGCCGGAGTTCACTTGCCGTGCACTGGATCAATGGGCCTTTGAGCATGGTGTTGAGTTGCGCTTAATCCAGCCGGGCAAGCCAACGCAGAACGGATTTATTGAGAGCTTTAACGGACGATTTCGCGATGAATGTTTGAATGAGCACTGGTTCAGCGATATCGTTCATGCCAGGAAAATTATTAATGACTGGCGGCAGGATTATAACGAATGCCGCCCGCACTCCACGCTGAATTATCAGACACCGTCTGAATTTGCAGCGGGCTGGAGAAAGGGTCATTCTGAGAATGAAGATTCCGACGTTACTAACTGA